One window from the genome of Rhizoctonia solani chromosome 15, complete sequence encodes:
- a CDS encoding mitochondrial 2-oxodicarboxylate carrier produces MSDRQANFTALPPEVIQDIVVWACGGTVVGPPTELAAMLAVSRRTNSALKVEQNPGLHARIFDVKFDSRAPTRRFQEAGQPLTALSFAHELRRRWIGLKRIRGVSGAGKLSVCSEEHEREDQWMIYLMFLESDGRNYQQLHWARVTGYVRTLIRDKLMPSPRPGYMHESTSRAIGLWLMWFLTEVYTVVAETQPETAQMHTILRPWALASHKYDTLCAPYTHWNLPSPDEPDLGEDPVLGTHHHFLADLDLRNRTEIVMHMGRRIYLAPPRASVAAIMAFMVRLERNGPIPARDHPSPPIPPPPPGRFPSTIRPDHAGLTIYPRTRYPAFYGPGSPEFDGRVNRKGSAAYDSEWRRIVQCGNPFASPAFRSLPTFRPGDLAGHWEGRFVVSSMVGITVARFTHSPHGLRTPVNQFLTFDAFRDMLAGVLGAVTNGPIAQQPHVWRIHEHHLVQKRRRIPLGRDSDLITGEPLPVGAALDAYIPRDADRSDPRPSIQPSEFETRRLEVQIPDETLPSGFKSYYYTTLDGPTDLPPTHIPTAEVLSPTPPLIDMDLSSDWGQPAPPTLGDGDDEFEEQILDTLITGEGHSSWGSFKLRGRIRAWDGMIILIKDYDGPNTQGRGRWLYKGYVVSGGNWVGRWRDTFTSELLSGYEGVFSVTRRY; encoded by the exons ATGAGCGACCGGCAAGCTAATTTCACGGCACTGCCGCCCGAGGTGATCCAGGATATTGTTGTCTGGGCATGCGGGGGGACAGTGGTCGGACCACCGACTGAGCTGGCTGCGATGCTGGCTGTGTCGCGTCGGACGAATAGTGCACTCAAGGTCGAGCAGAACCCGGGGCTCCATGCACGCATCTTTGACGTCAAATTCGACTCTCGTGCACCGACTCGACGATTCCAAGAGGCCGGACAGCCGCTGACTGCTTTGTCATTCGCACACGAGCTGCGGCGACGGTGGATCGGACTGAAGCGGATCCGTGGAGTGTCGGGTGCGGGCAAGCTGAGTGTGTGCTCCGAGGAACATGAACGGGAGGATCAGTGGATGATCTACCTCATGTTCCTCGAATCAGACGGACGCAACTACCAGCAGCTCCACTGGGCCCGCGTCACCGGCTACGTACGCACCCTCATCCGCGACAAGCTCATGCCCTCCCCCAGGCCGGGCTACATGCACGAATCCACCTCTCGGGCGATTGGTCTCTGGCTCATGTGGTTTTTGACCGAAGTCT ATACAGTCGTGGCCGAGACCCAGCCCGAGACTGCGCAGATGCATACCATACTCCGTCCCTGGGCACTGGCATCGCACAAG TACGACACACTGTGTGCGCCATATACACACTGGAATCTGCCCAGCCCAGACGAGCCCGACCTTGGGGAAGATCCTGTTCTAGGCACGCACCACCATTTTCTTGCCGATCTCGATCTGCGTAACCGTACGGAGATCGTGATGCACATGGGCCGTCGTATCTATCTTGCCCCTCCCCGTGCCTCGGTCGCTGCCATCATGGCCTTCATGGTCCGTCTCGAGCGCAATGGCCCCATCCCCGCACGCGACCACCCGTCTCCTCCCATCCCCCCTCCGCCCCCCGGCCGCTTCCCCTCGACCATCAGACCCGATCACGCAGGCCTCACCATCTATCCACGCACCCGATATCCTGCCTTCTACGGCCCCGGAAGTCCCGAGTTCGACGGCCGTGTGAATCGCAAGGGCAGTGCAGCCTACGATTCCGAGTGGCGTCGCATCGTCCAGTGTGGAAACCCATTTGCGTCTCCCGCGTTCAGGTCACTGCCTACTTTTAGGCCCGGGGACCTCGCCGGTCATTGGGAGGGCCGTTTTGTGGTGAGTAGCATGGTCGGGATTACCGTGGCCCGCTTTACCCACTCACCTCACGGTCTACGGACTCCGGTCAACCAGTTCCTTACCTTTGATGCCTTCCGAGACATGCTCGCCGGTGTCCTAGGCGCAGTCACAAACGGCCCCATCGCTCAGCAACCCCACGTCTGGCGCATTCACGAACACCACCTTGTCCAGAAACGTCGTCGCATCCCCCTCGGTCGCGATTCAGACTTGATCACAGGCGAGCCCCTTCCCGTCGGCGCTGCACTCGATGCATACATCCCTCGAGACGCCGA CCGTTCAGATCCCCGTCCTTCAATTCAGCCTTCAGAATTCGAGACTCGCCGTCTTGAGGTCCAGATTCCAGACGAAACCCTCCCATCAGGCTTCAAATCTTACTACTATACAACCCTCGACGGCCCCACTGACCTCCCGCCCACACACATTCCGACCGCCGAGGTCCTGTCCCCTACTCCGCCCTTGATCGATATGGACTTGTCCTCCGACTGGGGACAGCCCGCACCCCCAACATTGGGAGACGGAGATGACGAATTCGAGGAGCAAATCCTCGACACGCTCATTACAGGCGAAGGCCACTCCTCTTGGGGTTCCTTCAAATTGCGAGGAAGAATCAGGGCTTGGGACGGGATGATAATCCTCATTAAAGATTAT GATGGTCCCAATACCCAAGGCCGCGGTCGCTGGTTGTACAAGGGTTATGTCGTGTCAGGTGGGAATTGGGTCGGACGATGGCGAGATACGTTTACATCGGAGCTGTTGAGCGGCTACGAGGGTGTGTTCAGTGTCACGAGGCGGTACTAG
- a CDS encoding mitochondrial carrier protein, which translates to MSTATPTRKPLPGYYQFGAGAFAGVTEICIFYPLAQSSWGKDVVKTRMQLDTGKSPSMLTSFKNIIRQEGAGRLYRGLVPPLLLEAPKRAVKFAANDFWGKAFIKNSPDGKMTQGLSILTGAAAGATESFVVVPFELVKIRLQDKTSKYAGPMDVNNPYAPVELPKAETPQAALLNNFVSGAAGGFVGTALNTPFDVVKSRIQGAHPVPGVVPKYNWTYPSLALILREEGAAALYKGFVPKVLRLAPGGGVLLLVVEAVLGVHSDLRTSKSHEEEAEAEMEMEGG; encoded by the exons ATGTCGACCGCTACCCCGACGCGCAAAC CTCTTCCTGGGTACTATCAGTTTGGGGCTGGAGCTTTTGCAGGTGTGACCGAGATATGTATCTTTTATCCGCTCG CACAATCATCGTGGGGAAAAGATGTGGTCAAGACCCGTATGCAACTCGATACGGGCAAGTCACCAAGCATGCTGACGAGCTTTAAGAACATCATTCGCCAAGAGGG AGCTGGGAGGCTGTACCGTGGACTCGTACCGCCGCTGCTGCTCGAAGCTCCAAAACGTGCTGTGAAAT TCGCGGCGAACGATTTCTGGGGCAAGGCATTCATCAAGAATTCACCCGATGGGAAAATGACACAGGGGTTGAGTATCCTGACCGGAGCAGCGGCGGGAGCGACCGAAAGTTTCGTGGTTGTTCCTTTTGAACTGGTCAAGATTCG ACTACAAGACAAGACATCAAAGTATGCCGGACCTATGGATGTG AACAATCCATACGCTCCGGTCGAGCTTCCGAAAGCAGAG ACACCGCAAGCGGCGTTATTGAACAACTTTGTTTCGGGGGCGGCGGGCGGGTTTGTGGGTACGGCGTTGAATACTCCGTTTGAT GTGGTCAAGTCGCGGATCCAGGGCGCACATCCTGTGCCGGGGGTGGTGCCCAAGTACAACTGGACGTACCCGTCGCTGGCACTAATTCTTCGCGAAGAAGGGGCTGCGGCGTTGTACAAGGGGTTCGTGCCCAAGGTGCTAAGGTTGGCACCGGGAGGAGGAGTGCTGCTGCTCGTTGTCGAGGCGGTGCTGGGGGTT CACTCGGACCTCCGTACGTCTAAGAGCCACGAGGAGGAAGCGGAAGCGGAAATGGAAATGGAAGGGGGCTGA